A stretch of the Vigna radiata var. radiata cultivar VC1973A chromosome 7, Vradiata_ver6, whole genome shotgun sequence genome encodes the following:
- the LOC111242049 gene encoding uncharacterized protein LOC111242049 isoform X3 codes for MPLKSFIRRRLLSLLQPWLREEPHLDLQLGFLHSLAVLTNLSFDVSXLNRLFDSPAFLFFKDLSVDRITFTFSTWFPPAFTIELHGVRVVQSFEKPEAEECVARLRNSKYDHSDYLRKKLSALDPEGCSLHHILERILF; via the exons ATGCCCTTGAAAAGCTTTATCCGGCGGAGGCTATTGTCTCTGCTTCAGCCGTGGCTCCGAGAAGAGCCTCACCTCGATCTCCAATTAGGGTTCCTCCACTCTCTCGCCGTTCTTACCAACCTCAGCTTCGATGTTTCCNCTCTCAACCGCCTCTTCGACTCTCCCGCGTTCCTGTTCTTCAAGGACCTTTCCGTCGATCGCATCACCTTTACGTTCTCCACCTGGTTCCCTCCGGCCTTCACGATCGAACTTCACGGCGTGCGCGTAGTGCAATCGTTCGA GAAGCCGGAAGCTGAGGAATGCGTGGCGCGGTTGCGAAATTCGAAGTATGATCATTCGGATTATCTGAGAAAAAAACTCTCGGCGCTTGATCCTGAG GGCTGTTCATTGCATCACATTTTGGAGAGAATCTTATTTTGA
- the LOC111242049 gene encoding uncharacterized protein LOC111242049 isoform X5: protein MPLKSFIRRRLLSLLQPWLREEPHLDLQLGFLHSLAVLTNLSFDVSXLNRLFDSPAFLFFKDLSVDRITFTFSTWFPPAFTIELHGVRVVQSFEKPEAEECVARLRNSKYDHSDYLRKKLSALDPEGNCLGXSW, encoded by the exons ATGCCCTTGAAAAGCTTTATCCGGCGGAGGCTATTGTCTCTGCTTCAGCCGTGGCTCCGAGAAGAGCCTCACCTCGATCTCCAATTAGGGTTCCTCCACTCTCTCGCCGTTCTTACCAACCTCAGCTTCGATGTTTCCNCTCTCAACCGCCTCTTCGACTCTCCCGCGTTCCTGTTCTTCAAGGACCTTTCCGTCGATCGCATCACCTTTACGTTCTCCACCTGGTTCCCTCCGGCCTTCACGATCGAACTTCACGGCGTGCGCGTAGTGCAATCGTTCGA GAAGCCGGAAGCTGAGGAATGCGTGGCGCGGTTGCGAAATTCGAAGTATGATCATTCGGATTATCTGAGAAAAAAACTCTCGGCGCTTGATCCTGAG GGAAATTGCTTAGGGATNAGTTGGTAG
- the LOC111242049 gene encoding uncharacterized protein LOC111242049 isoform X1, whose protein sequence is MPLKSFIRRRLLSLLQPWLREEPHLDLQLGFLHSLAVLTNLSFDVSXLNRLFDSPAFLFFKDLSVDRITFTFSTWFPPAFTIELHGVRVVQSFEKPEAEECVARLRNSKYDHSDYLRKKLSALDPEILQVLQSKNTLNHALTTIGLKHMHL, encoded by the exons ATGCCCTTGAAAAGCTTTATCCGGCGGAGGCTATTGTCTCTGCTTCAGCCGTGGCTCCGAGAAGAGCCTCACCTCGATCTCCAATTAGGGTTCCTCCACTCTCTCGCCGTTCTTACCAACCTCAGCTTCGATGTTTCCNCTCTCAACCGCCTCTTCGACTCTCCCGCGTTCCTGTTCTTCAAGGACCTTTCCGTCGATCGCATCACCTTTACGTTCTCCACCTGGTTCCCTCCGGCCTTCACGATCGAACTTCACGGCGTGCGCGTAGTGCAATCGTTCGA GAAGCCGGAAGCTGAGGAATGCGTGGCGCGGTTGCGAAATTCGAAGTATGATCATTCGGATTATCTGAGAAAAAAACTCTCGGCGCTTGATCCTGAG ATTCTGCAGGTTCTACAGTCCAAGAACACACTAAATCACGCCTTAACCACAATAGGATTAAAGCACATGCACTTGTAG
- the LOC111242049 gene encoding uncharacterized protein LOC111242049 isoform X4 — translation MPLKSFIRRRLLSLLQPWLREEPHLDLQLGFLHSLAVLTNLSFDVSXLNRLFDSPAFLFFKDLSVDRITFTFSTWFPPAFTIELHGVRVVQSFEKPEAEECVARLRNSKYDHSDYLRKKLSALDPEVLSVQFLLQ, via the exons ATGCCCTTGAAAAGCTTTATCCGGCGGAGGCTATTGTCTCTGCTTCAGCCGTGGCTCCGAGAAGAGCCTCACCTCGATCTCCAATTAGGGTTCCTCCACTCTCTCGCCGTTCTTACCAACCTCAGCTTCGATGTTTCCNCTCTCAACCGCCTCTTCGACTCTCCCGCGTTCCTGTTCTTCAAGGACCTTTCCGTCGATCGCATCACCTTTACGTTCTCCACCTGGTTCCCTCCGGCCTTCACGATCGAACTTCACGGCGTGCGCGTAGTGCAATCGTTCGA GAAGCCGGAAGCTGAGGAATGCGTGGCGCGGTTGCGAAATTCGAAGTATGATCATTCGGATTATCTGAGAAAAAAACTCTCGGCGCTTGATCCTGAG GTTTTGTCCGTACAATTTTTACTCCAGTGA
- the LOC111242049 gene encoding uncharacterized protein LOC111242049 isoform X2: protein MPLKSFIRRRLLSLLQPWLREEPHLDLQLGFLHSLAVLTNLSFDVSXLNRLFDSPAFLFFKDLSVDRITFTFSTWFPPAFTIELHGVRVVQSFEKPEAEECVARLRNSKYDHSDYLRKKLSALDPEVLQSKNTLNHALTTIGLKHMHL from the exons ATGCCCTTGAAAAGCTTTATCCGGCGGAGGCTATTGTCTCTGCTTCAGCCGTGGCTCCGAGAAGAGCCTCACCTCGATCTCCAATTAGGGTTCCTCCACTCTCTCGCCGTTCTTACCAACCTCAGCTTCGATGTTTCCNCTCTCAACCGCCTCTTCGACTCTCCCGCGTTCCTGTTCTTCAAGGACCTTTCCGTCGATCGCATCACCTTTACGTTCTCCACCTGGTTCCCTCCGGCCTTCACGATCGAACTTCACGGCGTGCGCGTAGTGCAATCGTTCGA GAAGCCGGAAGCTGAGGAATGCGTGGCGCGGTTGCGAAATTCGAAGTATGATCATTCGGATTATCTGAGAAAAAAACTCTCGGCGCTTGATCCTGAG GTTCTACAGTCCAAGAACACACTAAATCACGCCTTAACCACAATAGGATTAAAGCACATGCACTTGTAG